One Cryptomeria japonica chromosome 9, Sugi_1.0, whole genome shotgun sequence genomic window carries:
- the LOC131052116 gene encoding pentatricopeptide repeat-containing protein At3g53360, mitochondrial encodes MPSIPHLTQNLRAFCREGRLKQAQHILLTIHNTSVYSSTYLHILPAFSAHKTFTEGQQIHSQINDRGYTFATNTFWQNRLINMYDKCGSLVDARQVFNHMNERDVFTWNMIIAGYQRNGIPWEAFTLFNQMQRTLVQPDHFTFSTLLPVCTNASSLKHGLQIHGRIIRCGFQFDVIVMNTLIDMYAKCGRMQRALELFDKMPKRDAVSFIAIISGFTQIGLAKQALGIFRQMQSGGIKPNSATFASIVSVCARMEALDQGREIHQKLIENGLLSNVVAVTALVDMYAKCGSIQKAQGLFDEMPQRDATSWNVMIGGYTHNGLVDEALGIYRQVQVAGVKPNSTIFASFLPACAQAEALEQGMEIHQKIIKCGFLSTVIVANALLDMYAKCGSIQKVTQLFDKMHQRDLASWNEIIVAHAQNRLFNKSLEFFRRMQLASIKSDSSTFASILTACTKLGVLVQGMQIHQKVIKTGFLSDVVVVTALIDIYAKCGSIQKAHELFDNMSSRDVASWNAIIVGYAQNGLVDKALDIFKQIQLAGLKPDSVTYASVLPAFAKIGALEQGSL; translated from the coding sequence ATGCCATCGATCCCCCATCTCACTCAAAATCTCAGAGCATTCTGTAGAGAAGGTCGCTTGAAGCAGGCTCAACACATTTTGCTTACTATCCATAACACTTCTGTATATTCGTCTACATATCTTCATATATTACCTGCTTTCTCTGCCCACAAAACATTTACAGAGGGTCAGCAAATCCACTCTCAAATCAATGACAGAGGATATACGTTTGCCACAAACACATTTTGGCAAAACAGACTTATTAACATGTATGACAAGTGCGGAAGTTTGGTGGATGCTCGCCAAGTTTTCAATCACATGAATGAACGAGATGTGTTCACATGGAATATGATAATTGCAGGTTACCAAAGAAATGGAATTCCTTGGGAAGCATTCACACTGTTTAACCAAATGCAACGAACTTTGGTTCAACCGGATCATTTCACCTTCTCCACTCTGCTCCCTGTATGCACCAACGCATCGTCTCTTAAACATGGTTTGCAGATACATGGAAGAATCATCAGATGTGGATTTCAATTTGACGTGATTGTGATgaataccctgatagacatgtatgcaaaatgtggaaggatGCAGAGGGCacttgaactgtttgacaaaatgcctaaacGAGACGCTGTTTCATTTATTGCAATTATTTCTGGATTTACACAAATCGGGCTAGCTAAACAAGCCCTGGGAATATTCAGGCAAATGCAATCGGGAGGGATAAAGCCAAACTCGGCAACCTTTGCCAGTATAGTCTCAGTGTGTGCTAGGATGGAAGCTTTGGATCAGGGTAGGGAAATCCATCAAAAATTAATCGAAAATGgacttttgtcaaatgttgttgcaGTCACGGCCCttgtagatatgtatgcaaaatgtggaagcatacagaAGGCACAAGgattgtttgatgaaatgcctCAACGAGATGCAACCTCATGGAATGTAATGATTGGAGGATATACACATAATGGGCTTGTTGATGAAGCTTTGGGTATTTATAGGCAGGTACAAGTGGCTGGTGTAAAGCCAAACTCAACAATATTTGCTAGCTTCCTCCCAGCATGTGCACAAGCagaagctttggaacagggtatggaaatCCATCAAAAAATAATCAAATGCGGATTTTTGTCGACAGTTATAGTCGCAAATGCCCtgctagacatgtatgcaaaatgtggaagcatacagaAAGTAACTCAATTGTTCGACAAGATGCATCAACGAGATCTGGCCTCATGGAATGAAATAATTGTAGCACATGCACAAAATAGACTCTTTAACAAATCCTTGGAGTTTTTTAGACGAATGCAATTGGCAAGTATAAAGTCAGATTCGTCAACCTTTGCAAGCATCCTTACAGCTTGTACAAAACTTGGAGTTTTAGTGCAAGGTATGCAAATCCACCAAAAAGTTATCAAAACTGGATTTTTGTCGGATGTTGTCGTTGTGACTGCCCTGATAGATATCTATGCAAAATGTGGCAGCATACAGAAGGCACACGAATTGTTTGACAATATGTCAAGTCGAGATGTGGCTTCATGGAATGCAataattgtaggatatgcacaaaatgggctTGTCGACAAAGCCTTGGATATTTTCAAGCAAATACAATTGGCAGGTTTAAAGCCAGATTCGGTAACCTATGCCAGTGTCCTCCCAGCTTTCGCAAAAATTGGAGCTTTAGAGCAAG